In Oryza sativa Japonica Group chromosome 11, ASM3414082v1, the following are encoded in one genomic region:
- the LOC107277010 gene encoding histone-lysine N-methyltransferase, H3 lysine-9 specific SUVH1 yields the protein MENSEDEAESDKLPLDLEPLRSLAPKFPTILGYDVETQSTDPLLVYATPSIPCSSSEQPQEAPASFSLPLPKSPVPIKATPISAAFPTPQHEDESSDQDYKPFCKNKKPAMPKRAKRPQQAEKSNDANIKRRSIRRNLDNEFNLCSSSSDNPKESVEGILMMFDSLRRRVLQLDEKEDASRRADLKAGTLMMQNNLRINNHKMIGHVPGVEVGDIFFFRIEMCIVGLHAPAMGGIDYISSKNKDETLAVCIISSGGYENDDDDTDILVYTGQGGNSRHKEKHDQKLERGNLALMNSKSKKNQIRVVRSAQDPFCNSGKIYIYDGLYRIEDTWTDTAKNGFNVFKYKLRRDPGQPDGISLWKMTEKWKANPATREKAILLDLSSKVEHLPVCLVNDVDDEKGPSHFNYVAGVKYLRPLRKTKPLQCCKCPSVCLPGDPNCSCAQQNGGDLPYSATGLLAKHTPMVYECSSNCQCSHNCRNRITQKGIKLNFEVFWTGDRGWGLRSWDPIRAGTFICEYAGEVIDETKMDIDVEEDKYTFRASCPGNKALSWNLGEELLEEKSTAVITKNFKKLPIIIRANNEGNVARFLNHSCSPNLLWQAVQYDHGDDSYPHIMFFAMEHIPPMTELTYDYGTRGAPPGFEGKPFKACKLKSCLCGSKHCRGLF from the coding sequence ATGGAGAACTCGGAAGATGAAGCAGAGAGTGACAAACTACCCTTAGACTTGGAGCCATTGCGCTCATTAGCACCAAAGTTTCCTACTATTTTGGGATATGATGTGGAAACTCAATCAACTGATCCACTGTTAGTTTATGCCACACCATCCATACCTTGCTCCTCATCAGAACAGCCTCAAGAAGCCCCAGCTTCATTTTCTCTGCCCTTACCAAAGTCACCCGTCCCTATAAAGGCTACACCCATCTCAGCGGCATTTCCAACACCGCAACATGAAGATGAATCATCAGATCAAGATTACAAGCCCTTTTGCAAGAATAAAAAACCAGCGATGCCGAAGAGAGCCAAGAGGCCCCAGCAAGCTGAGAAATCCAATGATGCTAACATCAAGCGCAGATCAATAAGGAGGAACCTGGACAACGAGTTCAACTTGTGCTCATCCTCATCAGACAACCCAAAGGAATCGGTGGAAGGAATCCTGATGATGTTTGATTCACTTCGGCGCCGTGTACTGCAATTGGATGAAAAAGAGGATGCAAGCAGGCGGGCTGACCTGAAAGCTGGCACTCTCATGATGCAGAACAACCTCAGAATCAACAATCATAAGATGATAGGGCATGTGCCTGGTGTTGAAGTCGGTGACATTTTCTTCTTTAGGATTGAGATGTGCATTGTTGGTTTACATGCACCAGCCATGGGTGGCATTGATTACATCTCTTCTAAGAACAAAGATGAGACTCTGGCTGTCTGCATCATTTCATCTGGAGGCTATGAGAATGACGATGATGACACTGACATTTTGGTGTACACAGGACAGGGAGGCAACAGTCGTCACAAGGAGAAGCACGATCAGAAGCTTGAGAGAGGTAACCTTGCTCTCATGAACAGCAAGAGCAAGAAGAATCAGATCAGGGTTGTGCGCAGCGCACAAGACCCCTTCTGTAACTCaggcaaaatatatatttatgatgGGCTTTATCGTATCGAAGACACTTGGACAGACACGGCAAAGAACGGATTTAATGTTTTCAAGTACAAGCTGAGAAGGGACCCAGGACAGCCTGATGGAATTTCACTTTGGAAGATGACTGAGAAGTGGAAAGCAAATCCTGCCACAAGAGAAAAGGCTATATTGTTGGATTTATCATCAAAGGTTGAACACCTACCTGTGTGCCTTGTTAATGATGTTGATGATGAAAAAGGGCCAAGTCACTTCAATTATGTTGCTGGAGTGAAGTATTTGAGACCTCTTAGGAAGACAAAACCATTACAATGTTGCAAATGTCCTAGTGTCTGCTTGCCTGGTGACCCTAATTGTTCGTGTGCGCAACAGAATGGTGGTGATCTTCCTTACAGTGCAACGGGATTGCTGGCAAAGCACACTCCGATGGTTTATGAGTGCTCCTCTAACTGTCAGTGTTCTCATAATTGTCGAAACAGGATCACACAGAAGGGTATAAAACTGAACTTTGAGGTTTTCTGGACTGGAGACCGTGGCTGGGGTCTGCGGTCGTGGGATCCTATCCGTGCTGGCACATTCATTTGTGAGTACGCCGGTGAAGTCATTGATGAAACTAAGATGGACATAGATGTTGAGGAAGACAAATATACCTTTCGCGCTTCATGTCCCGGCAATAAGGCTTTAAGCTGGAATTTGGGAGAAGAATTACTTGAAGAAAAAAGTACGGCTGTGATAACCAAGAACTTTAAGAAACTACCAATCATCATAAGAGCAAACAATGAAGGGAATGTGGCTCGTTTTCTGAACCATAGCTGTTCTCCAAATCTCCTTTGGCAAGCTGTACAGTATGACCATGGCGATGACAGCTACCCACATATCATGTTTTTTGCAATGGAACATATCCCTCCCATGACTGAACTGACTTATGATTATGGTACAAGAGGTGCTCCCCCTGGCTTTGAGGGAAAACCCTTCAAAGCTTGCAAACTCAAATCATGCCTCTGTGGCTCTAAGCATTGTCGAGGTTTGTTCTGA
- the LOC9266486 gene encoding mitochondrial import inner membrane translocase subunit TIM8, with product MDASALSNPRLQAMLEEEKRKAMANEFVAKLTDVCWDKCITGSIGSSFSNSEASCLSNCAKRFFELKMLIVQRVSSPR from the exons aTGGATGCTTCAGCGCTCAGCAACCCGCGGCTGCAGGCCATGCTAGAG gaggagaagaggaaggcaATGGCAAACGAGTTCGTGGCGAAGCTGACTGATGTTTGCTGGGACAAATGCATCACTGGGAGCATTGGAAGCAGCTTCAGCAACAGCGAAGCCTCGTGTCTGTCCAACTGCGCGAAACGCTTTTTCGAACTGAAGATGCTCATCGTGCAACGAGTTAGCAGCCCTAGGTGA